Proteins from a single region of Stutzerimonas stutzeri:
- a CDS encoding LysR family transcriptional regulator codes for MRLRHIELFQAILQTGSLTAAAELLHISQPAASKILKHAEQQLGFALFDRVRGKLQPTAEARVLQQQTERLAIDLQSLRRLADSLGRGEECALRLVCTPALAQALLPQALRAWRERFPRTVCQLATQHTAEIVEALLLREADLGLTSQAVEHPGLSSRLLAEGRMHVIAPPGWWSPDELHRPLRLQALAGKALIGIDARDALGSLLCGHIEELDPPPRVVTWVQTYQLARQLVSAGQGVALVDPFTALAATGGEVQTRLLEPAISVPVYALTRVHEQLLPAQAMLLEQLGAQAERLLQDGHN; via the coding sequence ATGCGGCTGCGTCATATCGAACTGTTCCAGGCGATCCTGCAAACCGGCAGCCTGACCGCCGCCGCCGAGCTGCTGCATATCTCCCAGCCAGCTGCGAGCAAGATTCTCAAGCATGCCGAGCAGCAACTGGGTTTTGCGCTATTCGACCGGGTGCGCGGCAAGCTGCAGCCCACCGCCGAGGCACGCGTGTTGCAGCAGCAGACCGAACGCCTGGCCATCGACCTGCAGAGTCTGCGGCGCCTTGCAGACAGCCTCGGTCGGGGCGAGGAGTGCGCACTGCGGCTGGTCTGCACACCGGCCTTGGCTCAGGCGCTGCTGCCACAGGCGTTGCGCGCCTGGCGCGAGCGATTTCCACGGACGGTCTGTCAGCTCGCGACGCAGCACACGGCGGAAATCGTCGAAGCGCTGTTGCTGCGTGAAGCCGATCTCGGGCTGACTTCACAGGCGGTGGAGCATCCGGGACTGAGCAGCCGGCTATTGGCCGAGGGACGCATGCACGTGATTGCGCCGCCTGGCTGGTGGTCGCCGGATGAACTGCACAGGCCGCTGCGGCTGCAGGCCTTGGCGGGTAAAGCGCTGATCGGCATCGACGCCCGCGATGCGCTGGGCAGCCTGTTGTGCGGCCACATCGAGGAGCTCGATCCGCCGCCGCGCGTCGTTACCTGGGTACAGACCTATCAGCTGGCACGACAGCTGGTGTCTGCGGGGCAGGGCGTGGCGCTGGTCGATCCGTTCACCGCGCTGGCGGCCACTGGCGGCGAGGTGCAGACCCGTCTGCTCGAGCCGGCCATCAGCGTGCCGGTCTATGCGTTGACCCGTGTTCACGAGCAACTGTTGCCGGCGCAGGCGATGCTGCTGGAGCAGCTCGGCGCCCAGGCCGAGCGACTGCTGCAGGATGGGCACAACTGA